One window of Vanessa cardui chromosome 5, ilVanCard2.1, whole genome shotgun sequence genomic DNA carries:
- the LOC124529721 gene encoding zinc finger protein 649-like isoform X6: MNFAAFSAVGNSGTHFVTTGGQLPVTKLQQNVSNNGTLSQYVSQVVGMVGGVNMGEGVQYVRAIDGGAALQAAPQLLSVPIALPGAKPGDPQSTVQIQVLSPNLTLQQQQPKYQMQIPIQGFQQGGAVLTVAYSPDGNDGGGIQLIGNTLPEGTFRMRSGLQVLAALPQEMQLIHQQQTQDNKDQIQQNIQHQVYITPNNQIIINGPDTKTLNNNTSANNNNTDIIIKEECEENNDDESSQSTEASDSKSWQLGTSSQDIVKYLNTLPPQQTLPVSLQQFLRLNPTEIKKDETPDVEMTNVEIKKEVVTEAVLDEDGTIRIQNKKKKKYKKKPPKPARPKPGQVVIATAADGTPIYCCPECNMAYPEKSQLEMHLSVHKIERRFICGICGAGLKRKEHLERHKLGHNPERPYVCGACGKGFKRREHLNLHAVIHSGVKTELCGQCGKGFYRKDHLRKHTRSHETKRARDEANNDVIEVKNQASSPTPNTSNISTNTNTILPEITIHVPTSSNMAMPVQINIPQHVMSSLAAAQGAHDAHADAHAQLDALLAHHS; this comes from the exons ATGAATTTTGCTGcattctcagcagtgggaaattctgGAACACACTTTGTGACAACTGGCGGCCAGTTGCCCGTCACAAAGTTGCAGCAAAATGTCTCTAATAATGGAACACTATCTCAG TATGTCTCTCAGGTGGTGGGCATGGTGGGCGGGGTGAACATGGGCGAGGGCGTGCAGTACGTGCGCGCCATCGACGGCGGCGCCGCGCTGCAGGCCGCGCCGCAGCTGCTGTCCGTGCCCATCGCGCTGCCGGGCGCCAAGCCGG GTGACCCACAGTCGACTGTACAGATCCAGGTGTTGAGTCCAAACCTGACACTCCAGCAACAGCAACCCAAGTACCAGATGCAGATACCTATTCAAGGCTTCCAACAAG GAGGAGCAGTTCTCACGGTAGCATATTCTCCAGATGGCAACGATGGTGGAGGAATTCAGCTTATAGGAAACACATTACCTGAAG GTACATTCAGGATGAGATCAG GTCTCCAAGTATTGGCAGCATTGCCTCAGGAAATGCAGCTTATTCATCAGCAACAAACACAAGATAATAAAGATCAAATACAGCAGAACATACAACATCAG GTGTACATAACGCCTAACAATCAAATAATCATCAACGGCCCAGATACAAAGACGCTAAACAACAACACGAGcgccaacaacaacaacactgATATCATTATCAAGGAGGAGTGCGAAGAAAATAACGATGAC GAGAGTTCTCAAAGCACCGAAGCCAGTGATAGTAAATCATGGCAATTGGGGACTTCTTCTCAAGATATTGTTAAATATCTCAACACATTACCACCGCAG CAAACCTTGCCTGTCTCACTACAGCAGTTCTTACGACTGAATCCTACTGAAATTAAGAAGGACGAAACTCCCGATGTAGAAATGACAAATGTAGAAATTAAAAAGGAGGTTGTCACTGAAGCCGTGTTAGATGAAG atgGTACTATTCGTATTCAAaacaagaagaagaagaaatacAAGAAGAAGCCACCTAAGCCCGCAAGGCCAAAGCCCGGTCAAGTAGTTATAGCAACCGCAGCCGATGGAACTCCCATTTACTGCTGTCCAGAGTGCAACATGGCTTACCCAGAAAAGAGTCAATTAGAAATGCATCTCTCTGTACATAAAATTGAAAGGAGATTTATTTGTGGGATTTGTGGAGCTGG CTTAAAGCGTAAGGAGCATTTGGAAAGGCACAAGCTTGGACACAACCCGGAGCGGCCCTACGTCTGTGGCGCCTGCGGGAAGGGCTTCAAGCGGCGCGAGCATCTCAACCTGCACGCCGTCATACACTCCGGCGTTAAAACCGAGCTCTGCGGGCAGTGCGGGAAAG gttTTTACCGCAAGGACCATCTCCGTAAGCACACGCGGTCGCACGAGACGAAGCGAGCAAGAGACGAGGCTAACAACGACGTGATAGAAGTTAAAAACCAGGCCTCCTCGCCGACTCCCAACACTTCAAACATTTCTACCAACACGAACACTATACTGCCAGAGATTACAATCCAt GTGCCGACGAGCTCGAACATGGCGATGCCGGTGCAGATCAACATCCCGCAGCACGTGATGTCGTCGCTGGCGGCGGCGCAGGGCGCGCACGACGCGCACGCCGACGCGCATGCGCAGCTCGACGCGCTGCTCGCGCACCACTCGTGA
- the LOC124529721 gene encoding zinc finger protein 649-like isoform X7, which produces MNFAAFSAVGNSGTHFVTTGGQLPVTKLQQNVSNNGTLSQVVGMVGGVNMGEGVQYVRAIDGGAALQAAPQLLSVPIALPGAKPGDPQSTVQIQVLSPNLTLQQQQPKYQMQIPIQGFQQGGAVLTVAYSPDGNDGGGIQLIGNTLPEGTFRMRSGLQVLAALPQEMQLIHQQQTQDNKDQIQQNIQHQVYITPNNQIIINGPDTKTLNNNTSANNNNTDIIIKEECEENNDDESSQSTEASDSKSWQLGTSSQDIVKYLNTLPPQQTLPVSLQQFLRLNPTEIKKDETPDVEMTNVEIKKEVVTEAVLDEDGTIRIQNKKKKKYKKKPPKPARPKPGQVVIATAADGTPIYCCPECNMAYPEKSQLEMHLSVHKIERRFICGICGAGLKRKEHLERHKLGHNPERPYVCGACGKGFKRREHLNLHAVIHSGVKTELCGQCGKGFYRKDHLRKHTRSHETKRARDEANNDVIEVKNQASSPTPNTSNISTNTNTILPEITIHVPTSSNMAMPVQINIPQHVMSSLAAAQGAHDAHADAHAQLDALLAHHS; this is translated from the exons ATGAATTTTGCTGcattctcagcagtgggaaattctgGAACACACTTTGTGACAACTGGCGGCCAGTTGCCCGTCACAAAGTTGCAGCAAAATGTCTCTAATAATGGAACACTATCTCAG GTGGTGGGCATGGTGGGCGGGGTGAACATGGGCGAGGGCGTGCAGTACGTGCGCGCCATCGACGGCGGCGCCGCGCTGCAGGCCGCGCCGCAGCTGCTGTCCGTGCCCATCGCGCTGCCGGGCGCCAAGCCGG GTGACCCACAGTCGACTGTACAGATCCAGGTGTTGAGTCCAAACCTGACACTCCAGCAACAGCAACCCAAGTACCAGATGCAGATACCTATTCAAGGCTTCCAACAAG GAGGAGCAGTTCTCACGGTAGCATATTCTCCAGATGGCAACGATGGTGGAGGAATTCAGCTTATAGGAAACACATTACCTGAAG GTACATTCAGGATGAGATCAG GTCTCCAAGTATTGGCAGCATTGCCTCAGGAAATGCAGCTTATTCATCAGCAACAAACACAAGATAATAAAGATCAAATACAGCAGAACATACAACATCAG GTGTACATAACGCCTAACAATCAAATAATCATCAACGGCCCAGATACAAAGACGCTAAACAACAACACGAGcgccaacaacaacaacactgATATCATTATCAAGGAGGAGTGCGAAGAAAATAACGATGAC GAGAGTTCTCAAAGCACCGAAGCCAGTGATAGTAAATCATGGCAATTGGGGACTTCTTCTCAAGATATTGTTAAATATCTCAACACATTACCACCGCAG CAAACCTTGCCTGTCTCACTACAGCAGTTCTTACGACTGAATCCTACTGAAATTAAGAAGGACGAAACTCCCGATGTAGAAATGACAAATGTAGAAATTAAAAAGGAGGTTGTCACTGAAGCCGTGTTAGATGAAG atgGTACTATTCGTATTCAAaacaagaagaagaagaaatacAAGAAGAAGCCACCTAAGCCCGCAAGGCCAAAGCCCGGTCAAGTAGTTATAGCAACCGCAGCCGATGGAACTCCCATTTACTGCTGTCCAGAGTGCAACATGGCTTACCCAGAAAAGAGTCAATTAGAAATGCATCTCTCTGTACATAAAATTGAAAGGAGATTTATTTGTGGGATTTGTGGAGCTGG CTTAAAGCGTAAGGAGCATTTGGAAAGGCACAAGCTTGGACACAACCCGGAGCGGCCCTACGTCTGTGGCGCCTGCGGGAAGGGCTTCAAGCGGCGCGAGCATCTCAACCTGCACGCCGTCATACACTCCGGCGTTAAAACCGAGCTCTGCGGGCAGTGCGGGAAAG gttTTTACCGCAAGGACCATCTCCGTAAGCACACGCGGTCGCACGAGACGAAGCGAGCAAGAGACGAGGCTAACAACGACGTGATAGAAGTTAAAAACCAGGCCTCCTCGCCGACTCCCAACACTTCAAACATTTCTACCAACACGAACACTATACTGCCAGAGATTACAATCCAt GTGCCGACGAGCTCGAACATGGCGATGCCGGTGCAGATCAACATCCCGCAGCACGTGATGTCGTCGCTGGCGGCGGCGCAGGGCGCGCACGACGCGCACGCCGACGCGCATGCGCAGCTCGACGCGCTGCTCGCGCACCACTCGTGA
- the LOC124529721 gene encoding zinc finger protein 875-like isoform X8 — MSLIMEHYLRLLLVEQYVSQVVGMVGGVNMGEGVQYVRAIDGGAALQAAPQLLSVPIALPGAKPGDPQSTVQIQVLSPNLTLQQQQPKYQMQIPIQGFQQGGAVLTVAYSPDGNDGGGIQLIGNTLPEGTFRMRSGLQVLAALPQEMQLIHQQQTQDNKDQIQQNIQHQVYITPNNQIIINGPDTKTLNNNTSANNNNTDIIIKEECEENNDDESSQSTEASDSKSWQLGTSSQDIVKYLNTLPPQQTLPVSLQQFLRLNPTEIKKDETPDVEMTNVEIKKEVVTEAVLDEDGTIRIQNKKKKKYKKKPPKPARPKPGQVVIATAADGTPIYCCPECNMAYPEKSQLEMHLSVHKIERRFICGICGAGLKRKEHLERHKLGHNPERPYVCGACGKGFKRREHLNLHAVIHSGVKTELCGQCGKGFYRKDHLRKHTRSHETKRARDEANNDVIEVKNQASSPTPNTSNISTNTNTILPEITIHVPTSSNMAMPVQINIPQHVMSSLAAAQGAHDAHADAHAQLDALLAHHS; from the exons ATGTCTCTAATAATGGAACACTATCTCAG gctgttactagtGGAACAGTATGTCTCTCAGGTGGTGGGCATGGTGGGCGGGGTGAACATGGGCGAGGGCGTGCAGTACGTGCGCGCCATCGACGGCGGCGCCGCGCTGCAGGCCGCGCCGCAGCTGCTGTCCGTGCCCATCGCGCTGCCGGGCGCCAAGCCGG GTGACCCACAGTCGACTGTACAGATCCAGGTGTTGAGTCCAAACCTGACACTCCAGCAACAGCAACCCAAGTACCAGATGCAGATACCTATTCAAGGCTTCCAACAAG GAGGAGCAGTTCTCACGGTAGCATATTCTCCAGATGGCAACGATGGTGGAGGAATTCAGCTTATAGGAAACACATTACCTGAAG GTACATTCAGGATGAGATCAG GTCTCCAAGTATTGGCAGCATTGCCTCAGGAAATGCAGCTTATTCATCAGCAACAAACACAAGATAATAAAGATCAAATACAGCAGAACATACAACATCAG GTGTACATAACGCCTAACAATCAAATAATCATCAACGGCCCAGATACAAAGACGCTAAACAACAACACGAGcgccaacaacaacaacactgATATCATTATCAAGGAGGAGTGCGAAGAAAATAACGATGAC GAGAGTTCTCAAAGCACCGAAGCCAGTGATAGTAAATCATGGCAATTGGGGACTTCTTCTCAAGATATTGTTAAATATCTCAACACATTACCACCGCAG CAAACCTTGCCTGTCTCACTACAGCAGTTCTTACGACTGAATCCTACTGAAATTAAGAAGGACGAAACTCCCGATGTAGAAATGACAAATGTAGAAATTAAAAAGGAGGTTGTCACTGAAGCCGTGTTAGATGAAG atgGTACTATTCGTATTCAAaacaagaagaagaagaaatacAAGAAGAAGCCACCTAAGCCCGCAAGGCCAAAGCCCGGTCAAGTAGTTATAGCAACCGCAGCCGATGGAACTCCCATTTACTGCTGTCCAGAGTGCAACATGGCTTACCCAGAAAAGAGTCAATTAGAAATGCATCTCTCTGTACATAAAATTGAAAGGAGATTTATTTGTGGGATTTGTGGAGCTGG CTTAAAGCGTAAGGAGCATTTGGAAAGGCACAAGCTTGGACACAACCCGGAGCGGCCCTACGTCTGTGGCGCCTGCGGGAAGGGCTTCAAGCGGCGCGAGCATCTCAACCTGCACGCCGTCATACACTCCGGCGTTAAAACCGAGCTCTGCGGGCAGTGCGGGAAAG gttTTTACCGCAAGGACCATCTCCGTAAGCACACGCGGTCGCACGAGACGAAGCGAGCAAGAGACGAGGCTAACAACGACGTGATAGAAGTTAAAAACCAGGCCTCCTCGCCGACTCCCAACACTTCAAACATTTCTACCAACACGAACACTATACTGCCAGAGATTACAATCCAt GTGCCGACGAGCTCGAACATGGCGATGCCGGTGCAGATCAACATCCCGCAGCACGTGATGTCGTCGCTGGCGGCGGCGCAGGGCGCGCACGACGCGCACGCCGACGCGCATGCGCAGCTCGACGCGCTGCTCGCGCACCACTCGTGA